From Sporolactobacillus pectinivorans:
CAATGACTTCCGGAACAGTCGACATACCTACCGCGTCGGCTCCCATGACCCGCATCATACGGATTTCTGCCGGTGTTTCATACTGCGGGCCGGGCGTTGCCAGATACACGCCCTCTCTGATCTTGACACTAAGTTGATCTGCTTCTTTTTTTGCCAGATCAATCAAAGACGGATCGTAGGAAGCAGACATATCCGGAAAGCGGGGTCCGATCAGGTCATCATTCGGACCGATCAGCGGGCTGCCGCCCAGCATGTTGATGTGATCATGAATCAGCATCAGATCTCCTGGTGAGTAGTTCAGATTAATCCCGCCTGCTGCATTTGTCACAATCAACGTCCGAATGCCGAGTCCCTTCATCACTTCAACAGGAAACGCTACTTGTTTTAAAGAATAACCTTCATAATGGTGGTAGCGCCCCTGCATCGCGATGACTGATTTGCCCTCAAGCCCGCCGATCACGAATTGACCTTTGTGTCCCTTGACCGTTGGCTCAGGGAAGTAAGGTAATGATTGATATGGAACGCGGTCGGCAGAAGTAATTTCCTCCGCCAGATCACCCAGTCCCGATCCGAGAATCAGCCCGATCTCAGGAATCTGCTTCGTTTTCCTGCCTATTGCTTCTAAAACTTCTTCAATGTGACTCATTTCCATCTCTCCACTCGCTGATCATTATCCAAGCTCTTACATCGTCGCCCGCGGATGAAAACGGGAATAAATATCTCTTAACGGACGCTTCGCCCTGCCGGGGAACCTGCGGGCGGCCAGTGTTTTTTCCCTGCCCATCAATTCCTCCACTGATTCCAGATCAGCGCCTCTTTCAAGAAGATGGGCGGCCAGCGTCTGCCTGAGTGTCTCGGGTGAAAGTGGGGTCCTAATGCCGCCAAGTGTTGCATTTTGCTTTAAAATCTTCCAGACACCCTGCCTAGTCAGCCGCTTTTTCTGCCTGTTAAAAAAGAGGGGCTGTTCTCCGCTGTCGATCTGCTGTTTGTTTCTTACTGCCGTTATGTAGATTGCTAATGCCTTCTGTGAGGGCACGCCTATTGGGATAATTCTTTCCTTCCCGCGGGTACCTTTACAGCTGACAAAACCAAGATTCAGATTCAAATCATGGATATCCAGCCGAATCAGTTCAGATACCCGCATGCCTGTCGCATATAGAAGTTCAAGCATCGCCCTGTCGCGTTTTCCGGTATCCGATTTCTGATCCGCAGCATTAAGGAGCGTCTTCACTTCCTCAATCGTCAAAACTTTAGGAGGCTGTATCTTTATTTTAGGCACTTCCATCGTGATGGTCGGATCAGTATCGGCAAAATGATTGCGGCACAAAAAATGATGAAAATTACGGATGGATGCTGCTTTTCTGGCAATCGTGGCAGAAGAATTTCCGATATCTTTCAACCAATAAAGATAATTGGCAGCCACAATTTCTGTCACTTTCGCCCAGACTGTAAAACCTGCTTTTTCATCCAGAAAGTAGGCATATTGTTTCAGATCGCTCCGATAAGCGTCCAGCGTATTCGCCGAAAGCCTGTGTTCATTGCTTAATTCCGTCAGAAAATCATCGATTTGCTCCTGCATGACTCTCATTCTCCATCTCTTAAAAATTCCAGCACTCTCTGAGAAATTGAATCAAAACCCGTTCCCATATCTCCCGTATGAACATTCCCATAATATCGGGTCACTTTGATAGCGCCGTTCCCGGGATTTTCATACCGATGAACGTGGACTAAATGCTGATCAATCCAATTCATCCCCAGATAGAAAACCGCCGTCAAAAAAATAAAGACCAAAAACATTTTTGAGATATTCGCAGCTTTCCTCAAAGATTCCTTCATAATATGATCGCCCCAGTCTGCGCGGCCCGTATATTCTGCCTAATCATAGAATATGCATGGACCTGGGACAATCATGCGGATTGAATAAATCACGGCCACAAAATATTCAGCTGAAAACTGCCTTCCTGACGTTTGACTGAAACACACTAAATTTTAAAAATCTCAATGAGCGCCATGTGAAAAGTTTCTTAATTGTTACTATTCCATTGTAGCTTTTCTGCTTCAAGTAGAAAAGTAAAAAAGCAGCCTCAATCAGGCCGCTTCTTGAAAACAATACTCTGTGTATTATACTTTTTCAACTTCAGGTTCTGCATTCGGATTCTGCCCTGAGAGACTTTCCTCTTTGTGCTTTTCAAGGCAACGATGGCAGATACCATGAAAAGTCAGCCGATGATCCTTGACTTTGAAGTGCCACCTTCGTTCGACAACCTTTTCAACTTCACCCAGGAGATCTTCCTGAATCTCATCGACCGCTCCACATTCGATGCAGACAAGGTGATGATGAAAGTGATTGGCACCTTCACGGCGAAGATCGTATCGCGAAACCCCATCGCCAAAGTTGATTTTATCCACGACTTTCAGTTCAGTCAATAATTCCAATGTTCTGTACACCGTTGCCAGACCAATCTCAGGCGCCTTTTCCTTAACCAGAAGATATACATCTTCCGCACTCAGATGATCCTGTTCGTTCTCAAGCAGCACTCTGACTGTTGCTTCCCGCTGAGGTGTCAGTTTGTATTTTTGCGCATGCAGCTGTTTCTTGATTCGATTGATTCTGCCTTCCATACAAACCACCCCCCAAAACAAACTTATCCGAAACATGATCATATACATTATTCAACAATCAGCCAAGGAATTGACTGACAAAACTTCATTTAGCCATAGGAAAAATTCATTGATTATAAAAAAATTATAATCCCTGCCACAGTATGTGTCAATGATAAATAAAATGATTATAAAATTATAATAAATTTATTTTGAGAATGAAGAATAAGCCTATCCTGTTAAGTCTTAATCAAATTTCATTATCAATTAAATACAACTGCCATCTGTATCGATGATTAGAAATCAGGACATAAACAGGCGGATCAATGCAGGAGAAATGTATGCTTCATAACTGCTGGCAGCAGCAACAATACAGCCGGCAAAAAATAATAAAATCGCATAGCCTGTAATCTGTGGAAGCAAAGGTTCTCTGCGCGTTTTTATTAATAGCTGTCTGATAATTTTAAGCGAACAGACAACTGCAATCACTGAAATAAACAGGTCGCAGGGTATCAGAAGCAGATTTTGCGGGAAAACACTGACTAGCGCAGTCAGAAAACCATTTAGCCCCATCTGGCTGACAAGAAAACCAACAGTGAATCCAAGCACCATTCCCTTAACAAAAATCAGTATAAAAATAATCGGAAGTCCAATAACGGACAGGCCAAGTATCCAGATAAGGACAACATATTGCAGATCATTGAAGAAACTCTCTCGAAACAAAAGATAGGGATCAGCAATTTGCCCGTGGGAAAGTTCACCAAAAAATTGTTGCAGATAGTGAAAAAGATCATTTCTTGTCTCATAAGGCAGACTGTTGACAACAACCGCCCCAAAAATAATCCCCATTAAAAATAGTGCAATGACAAAAGTATAAAGTGATCTGCAATCTTTCAGATGGTCTGTTAAAATTTTGGTGAATCTATTTCTGGACATAAGCAAATCCCCCTGCCGCTTTCGGATAAAATCTATTATCCAGTCTATGAAAGACTTCGGAAAGCTATAACAGGGGGATGGCAATTATGAAAGATTTGAATAAACTTTTTATTTTTGTAAAGCGCGAAGTTGCATATATTGAACAGCGTATACAGTCTTAGCATCGGCAATTTGATGGTCCTCGACCATGCGTGCAGCTTCTTCCAGCGTAACGGCATAAACTTCCAAAAACTCGTCTTCGTCCAAATGCTGTCTACCCGGAATCAAAGAATCGGTAAAATAAACATGCATCAATTCATCTGAAAAACCCGGAGACGAATAAAATGTAGACACTTTTTTCATTTTTTTGCACTGGTGACCCGTCTCTTCCTCCAGTTCACGCCGGGCCGCAATATCAGGATCTTCATCCGGTTCCAGTTTTCCGGCTGGAATTTCATAAATAATCTTACTCATCGGATATCGGAACTGCCTGACCAGAAGAAGTTTGCCCTCTTCGTCCGCAGCAATAATCGCAACGGCTCCCGGATGCTTCACCACTTCCCGGGTTGCGCTGCGGCCGTCGGGAAGGATGACCTTATCCAAAAAAAGATGCACTATTTTTCCATTGAATATTTCTTTAGATTCTATTTGTTTTTCCGTCAATCCATCCATAAGTCAGATGCGCCTCACTTTTTATACTGTTCCACTTCTACAATATCCGGATTCTTTTTTTAAGGCAAACATTAATTATTTTTCTTTACCGCTTTTTCCGTGACTGATCCATGCATTTGATTTATAATTTTGTTTAGTGCTGCCTAAAAAAATATAAAATCAATCAGCAAGAGGGTTGCATCATGCCTGGAATAAATCAAGAAATAGATAAAAAAAGTTATCCGCCGATATTGGAGCCACTGATCATTTCAAAGCCCTTCCGCGCTCTATGGATTGGCAACTCTCTCTCTGTTTTCGGTTCCTCAATCTCAGGCGTCATCATACCGCTTTTAGTGTATTCATTAAGCCACTCAACCGTCGCAATGGGGTTGATTATGACTGTTTACATGCTGCCGAATGTTATTATTTTGCCTTTTGCAGGCATTTTTGTCGATAGATTCAATCGGGCCAAGATGATGAGATCTGCCGACATGATTCGCTGCCTGCTTGCCTTCACAGTGATGGTATTAGGACTTCGCGGACTGCTCACGATCCAAATGCTGACCGTGATTATGGCATTTCTCGGGCTTATGGATGGCCTTTTTCAGCCCGCTTTTTCGGCTTTACGTGCCACTGTATTTACACCCGAGATCAGGAATTCAGCCAATGCTTTGAATCAGCTCAGCGTACAGGGCATGCGTTTGTTCGGGCCGGCAATGGGCGGCCTGATTGTCGGTTTTCTTTCTGCACCCGTTGGATTTGGTGTAGACTCCGTAACCTTTCTTATTTCCTTTGTTTGCCTGCTTTTTCTGACCAAAGAAGGTCAGATTGTAAACAACGGGGGACCCGCGGAAAAAATCTCTTTTTTTCGTGAGTGTTTTGCAGGCATTCAGGTCATTATGAAAAAAACCTGGCTTTGGGTCACCATACTCGCTTTCAGTTTTCTCAACATATGCACGGCCGGGGTTATCGTGATCCTCGTTCCCTGGCTGATTAACGTCCACGAACATTTTCCAGCCTACGTTTACGGACTGGTCATGTCAGGGGAAGCGGTCGGCGCCGCTCTGGCTGCCTTTATTTTTGGCATGCGAAAGGTCTGGCATTTTCGCGGATTCATCGCATACGGTGGCATCTGCATTGTCGGCCTGTCACTTTTCTTCATGCCTGTGATTCATTCAATCCCGCTGATTATCGCCCTAATGACCGCCGAAGGTATGGGAATGATGGCTTTCGGTCTCGTCTGGGAAACAAGCTTGCAAGAGCTTGTCGCCCCTGAGGCCTTTGGCAGGGTTGCCAGTCTTGATATGCTCGGATCCTTCGCCCTGCTGCCGGCAGGCTATCTCTTTACCGGCTGGTTCGCTAAAATCATCGGAGGCACTCTGGCCATGATGATCATGGGAACATTTGTTGTCATTTCAACAATGCTGATTTTATGTATCCCCGGCATACGAAATTTCGATTGATTGCCACTCTCAATGACGTTTTAAATCATTTTGGAAATCGGTTCATAGCAAAAACAGCTGGTCTCATGATCATTAACTATCCCGACAGCCTGCATAAAAGCGTAGCAAATTGTTTCGCCGACGAATTTAAAGCCGCGCTTTTTTAAGTCTTTGCTCATAGTTTTAGATTCGTCAGTAAACGCGGGAATTTTATCGTGTGAGCTGTAATGGTGCATCATCGGCTGGCCGCCTGTAAAGGACCAGATATAGTCACTGAACGGCTTCTCCTTCTCGACTTCAAGATACGCTCTGGCATTCACCACAATGGCTTGAATTTTACGACGATTGCGAATGATACCGGCATTATTCATTAACTGCTCCTGCTGTTCCTCGGAAAAAAGAGCTATTTTTTCCGGATTGAATCCGGCAAAAGCTTTCCGGTAATTTTCTCGCCGTTTCAAAATGGTAATCCAGCTCAAACCCGCCTGCATCCCTTCGAGGCAGAGCATCTCAAAGAGGGTCTTGGAATCACGCTGAGGCCTTCCCCACTCTGTGTCATGATAAGCAAGATAGACCGGATCTGTTGTATTCCAGTTGCATCTTCTCAAATTGATGTTTTCGTTAGATTTATCCATTGGGCCACCTTCTAATTTCAATCCAGTTTTTCTAACACTTTACTACTGACAAAGCTGTTTAACTTTGCGGTTGTGATGCTGTAGATACATACTTTGAAAAAAGTACATCCATTTTCATCACACTACATGTGACAAGGAAACAACAGTTTGTTAATTCTTATAATTTTGTTTTCGACAACTCTGCTTATCTAACACGATCAATGATCTGATCAGCAGCCTGAGAAGCCGTCATGTTGCTGACGTCAATCTTTGTTGTATTCATTTTCTGATACAGATTCAACCTTGCAGCGCTGGCTTCCACTTGATCGATGGTTCTGATCCCCTTCTTCACATCATTCATGATATGTGATCTAAGAGCATCTTCGGAGCAAATGAGAGAAATTTTATAAAGATCGTATTCTTTTTTCAGTCGGGACAATATTTGTTCAAAAATGCACTCCTGGTGAATTACCCAGCAAAAAATAATATAGTGAAAGCCCGAATTATTTAAGTAGGCATTTAACAGGTGTGTAATGTTATCAATGACCATTTTCTTATTCTCTTCCGTAATGATCCACGGATTCATCTTCCAGCACCAATCTCCATCTAAAAAAACACTCGGTTTTAATTTATCAGACACGATTTCAGATACAGTGGTTTTCCCCACTCCCATCGTGCCGTTAATGATAATCAATTTTTTCATTGGACTTTCCATGTTATTTTTTTGTTCCATATTTTTGTTATTTCACCTTCCTACTTGACAGAGACCTTTCACGCATTGAGCTGTTCTTTTACTTTTAATGCACAAAGTCCAACTGTTTCTTTATCTTCTGGCCAAGCGAAAAGATTTTACGTATTTTCCGCCATAAAGCCATTCAATTTTTTTTTACTTTTTACATACCTATGTCGTTCCCATATGCATCAGCCAACAATTTCTGTTTTAAAAATCGCCTTCATCTGATTCAGAAAAATCTCATGGTGGCCGGTAAAGGTTGCCATTCCCCGGTTATGGGCGATCGTTCTATAGCCCCGAGAATAGGCTCCGTAGGCTGTCAGAAAATCACAGATGTCTGTACAGACACCGGTCAGATGTACGGTGTCAATATGACGAGCTTTCAAAATCTGATCGAGATTGGTACCAATGAAGGCGTCATACTCCGGCTTCGGCACAAAGATTACGTTTGCTTCCTCATTGTACGCTTCGTACCATTCACCCAGTTTTCCATAGAGCTGCGCTCCCCAGCTGCCCTTCACATTATGCGGTGGCCAAAGCTGAAAATGCGGGTCATTTTTTTCATGAGCATCCATACAGAAAATCACAAGATCTCCATTCCGATGAAATTGTTCCGCAAGATCAGTGATATATGGAACAATTCCCTGAGCCGGCTTTCCTGCAGTCAAACCGCCTTTGTCGTCCACAAAGTCATTGCTCATGTCAATAACCAGAAGTGCTTCTTTCGCCATGCTCTTACACCCCTTCATTTATTTTCTGACCTTACTTTAGCAGTTTTCTCTACCAATAAGAAGTGATTTACAATAAAGAGTTATTTAATTTTGCCGTTAAAATGATTGCACTCCTGTAGAAATTTGATAGAATAAAGCCATTAGAATGATTTGAAAGAGGGAAGTCTCATCATGAAATCAATAGAATCTGTTGAAGAATTTCAGAAGCTGATCAACGGTCCAAAAACAGTCATCGTTAAATTCGAAACAACTTGGTGTCCGGACTGTAAACGGCTGAATATGTATGTTGATGATATCGTCAAGGACTTTAATTTCGAATGGTTCTCAGCCGATCGCGACAAATTCCCTGACCTCGGAAAAGACTATCAGGTGCTGGGAATCCCCAGCCTCCTGGCATTTAAGAACGGCGAGAAGACAGCACACTTGCGCGCGGATGACAAATCGCCGGAAGAAATCCGTGACTACCTGAAAACAGTAGAAGTATAAAAATTAATGGAACGTTCATCGAAAAGAATCAAAGGGCCGTTCAGCAAATGCTGGGCAGCCCTTTTAATTATTTTTTATATGATGCGCACAATCAGAGTGACAGTCTGCATAATTAATTCCTTCAATCTGAATGGTTGAATGTTCCAG
This genomic window contains:
- a CDS encoding Fur family transcriptional regulator: MEGRINRIKKQLHAQKYKLTPQREATVRVLLENEQDHLSAEDVYLLVKEKAPEIGLATVYRTLELLTELKVVDKINFGDGVSRYDLRREGANHFHHHLVCIECGAVDEIQEDLLGEVEKVVERRWHFKVKDHRLTFHGICHRCLEKHKEESLSGQNPNAEPEVEKV
- a CDS encoding NUDIX hydrolase, with amino-acid sequence MDGLTEKQIESKEIFNGKIVHLFLDKVILPDGRSATREVVKHPGAVAIIAADEEGKLLLVRQFRYPMSKIIYEIPAGKLEPDEDPDIAARRELEEETGHQCKKMKKVSTFYSSPGFSDELMHVYFTDSLIPGRQHLDEDEFLEVYAVTLEEAARMVEDHQIADAKTVYAVQYMQLRALQK
- a CDS encoding thioredoxin family protein: MKSIESVEEFQKLINGPKTVIVKFETTWCPDCKRLNMYVDDIVKDFNFEWFSADRDKFPDLGKDYQVLGIPSLLAFKNGEKTAHLRADDKSPEEIRDYLKTVEV
- a CDS encoding MFS transporter, with protein sequence MPGINQEIDKKSYPPILEPLIISKPFRALWIGNSLSVFGSSISGVIIPLLVYSLSHSTVAMGLIMTVYMLPNVIILPFAGIFVDRFNRAKMMRSADMIRCLLAFTVMVLGLRGLLTIQMLTVIMAFLGLMDGLFQPAFSALRATVFTPEIRNSANALNQLSVQGMRLFGPAMGGLIVGFLSAPVGFGVDSVTFLISFVCLLFLTKEGQIVNNGGPAEKISFFRECFAGIQVIMKKTWLWVTILAFSFLNICTAGVIVILVPWLINVHEHFPAYVYGLVMSGEAVGAALAAFIFGMRKVWHFRGFIAYGGICIVGLSLFFMPVIHSIPLIIALMTAEGMGMMAFGLVWETSLQELVAPEAFGRVASLDMLGSFALLPAGYLFTGWFAKIIGGTLAMMIMGTFVVISTMLILCIPGIRNFD
- a CDS encoding cysteine hydrolase family protein, with product MAKEALLVIDMSNDFVDDKGGLTAGKPAQGIVPYITDLAEQFHRNGDLVIFCMDAHEKNDPHFQLWPPHNVKGSWGAQLYGKLGEWYEAYNEEANVIFVPKPEYDAFIGTNLDQILKARHIDTVHLTGVCTDICDFLTAYGAYSRGYRTIAHNRGMATFTGHHEIFLNQMKAIFKTEIVG
- the spoIIM gene encoding stage II sporulation protein M, with protein sequence MSRNRFTKILTDHLKDCRSLYTFVIALFLMGIIFGAVVVNSLPYETRNDLFHYLQQFFGELSHGQIADPYLLFRESFFNDLQYVVLIWILGLSVIGLPIIFILIFVKGMVLGFTVGFLVSQMGLNGFLTALVSVFPQNLLLIPCDLFISVIAVVCSLKIIRQLLIKTRREPLLPQITGYAILLFFAGCIVAAASSYEAYISPALIRLFMS
- a CDS encoding purine-nucleoside phosphorylase yields the protein MEMSHIEEVLEAIGRKTKQIPEIGLILGSGLGDLAEEITSADRVPYQSLPYFPEPTVKGHKGQFVIGGLEGKSVIAMQGRYHHYEGYSLKQVAFPVEVMKGLGIRTLIVTNAAGGINLNYSPGDLMLIHDHINMLGGSPLIGPNDDLIGPRFPDMSASYDPSLIDLAKKEADQLSVKIREGVYLATPGPQYETPAEIRMMRVMGADAVGMSTVPEVIAARHGRLQVLGISCITNMASGILDQPLSHTEVMETADRVKENFTRLVKGIVKNI
- a CDS encoding DNA-3-methyladenine glycosylase I; translation: MDKSNENINLRRCNWNTTDPVYLAYHDTEWGRPQRDSKTLFEMLCLEGMQAGLSWITILKRRENYRKAFAGFNPEKIALFSEEQQEQLMNNAGIIRNRRKIQAIVVNARAYLEVEKEKPFSDYIWSFTGGQPMMHHYSSHDKIPAFTDESKTMSKDLKKRGFKFVGETICYAFMQAVGIVNDHETSCFCYEPISKMI
- a CDS encoding DUF4227 family protein — encoded protein: MKESLRKAANISKMFLVFIFLTAVFYLGMNWIDQHLVHVHRYENPGNGAIKVTRYYGNVHTGDMGTGFDSISQRVLEFLRDGE
- a CDS encoding AAA family ATPase, translated to MKKLIIINGTMGVGKTTVSEIVSDKLKPSVFLDGDWCWKMNPWIITEENKKMVIDNITHLLNAYLNNSGFHYIIFCWVIHQECIFEQILSRLKKEYDLYKISLICSEDALRSHIMNDVKKGIRTIDQVEASAARLNLYQKMNTTKIDVSNMTASQAADQIIDRVR
- a CDS encoding tyrosine-type recombinase/integrase, producing MQEQIDDFLTELSNEHRLSANTLDAYRSDLKQYAYFLDEKAGFTVWAKVTEIVAANYLYWLKDIGNSSATIARKAASIRNFHHFLCRNHFADTDPTITMEVPKIKIQPPKVLTIEEVKTLLNAADQKSDTGKRDRAMLELLYATGMRVSELIRLDIHDLNLNLGFVSCKGTRGKERIIPIGVPSQKALAIYITAVRNKQQIDSGEQPLFFNRQKKRLTRQGVWKILKQNATLGGIRTPLSPETLRQTLAAHLLERGADLESVEELMGREKTLAARRFPGRAKRPLRDIYSRFHPRATM